Below is a window of Planctomycetaceae bacterium DNA.
GAGCACGTGGAGGCAGTCAAAAAAACTCATGGGTCAGCTCCGAAAGGCCTTCGAGGAAAACGGGGTCGACCCCGCCGCGATTGTGGATTCCACTCCCTCCCTTCCCAACGCACTACGGTCCGAAGAAATAAAAACCTGGATAAGGTCACACCCTGAAGTTCTTCGCGTTGTGATTATTAACGACGTGCAGATTAATGACCCTGAGCTTCTGCCGTTCTTCGTCAAGACCGAACCTTTGGTAGGCCTAGATGAGAAAGCCGCACAAAAGGCTGCCGTGATCCTACTAGGTGATGAACACGCGGTGAAGAACGACCACGACTTAATCACCCGCACAAGCGGGTATAAGAAAGGAGTGCAGCATGAATCTGAGGATCAAGCTCGAACGTATCGACCACCGTCTATTCTCCCATAAAGTCCTCTTCCTAAATTTGTCGAAGAAGCTAGCGGCGGCAGGCTATCCTGTGAGGCTTGTCGAGAGCGGTAGCCGTGATCTTCCAACCCTGAAGGTGAGATTGGAGGGACATGGCATAGACGCTGCGGAAGCAGCTCCCCTCGATGCCACCGGTGGTCTTAGAATTTTCCCTCCATCGCGGCGGCATGGGGTAAACGCCAAGATAGCATTCAGAAATCTGTCCTCCTGCTTGGAAAGCAAGGGCATCATTGTCTGTGCCTCCGACCGCGTCGAAAATGGCCTCCGAAAGAATGGCGAGCGTAGCCGTGAGTTGGCCCTCAGCATGTTTCTTGAGAATTACGATGGGACCGAAGTCTTCCTCGACAATCCCAGGGACGAAGAAATCTAGGCAACATCATGGCCGGCCCCCGGGCTTGGGAAGGAGAGAACTTATGGCGAAAAGGGTCGCTATTGTGCCGCGCAATAGCGTTCCTCGGCCTCGGCGAGGATCCGAATGACTCGCCACGCGACATCGGAAAGGCTCGTTTCCGGCCAGGCTGCAAGGCTCATTCCAACGAAATCCCTGGCCTCACCCGCCCATTCCAACGGCGCGTCGTCACAGCCACGGCGGGCAATGAT
It encodes the following:
- a CDS encoding HAD domain-containing protein — encoded protein: MNQRVVICDVDGVLLPWDQWRMDGLRLLLQKTGAKVVLSSTWRQSKKLMGQLRKAFEENGVDPAAIVDSTPSLPNALRSEEIKTWIRSHPEVLRVVIINDVQINDPELLPFFVKTEPLVGLDEKAAQKAAVILLGDEHAVKNDHDLITRTSGYKKGVQHESEDQARTYRPPSILP